A genomic window from Elaeis guineensis isolate ETL-2024a chromosome 3, EG11, whole genome shotgun sequence includes:
- the LOC105042391 gene encoding uncharacterized protein yields the protein MATNWTSLLSVLLILCWALIGEAEYMKYKDPNQPVNVRVRDLMKRMTLPEKIGQMTQIERQVASAQVVKDHFIGSLLSGGGSVPKPQASAEDWVNMVNEFQKGCLSTRLGIPMIYGIDAVHGHNNVYNATIFPHNVGLGATRDPDLVKRIGAATALEVRATGITYAFAPCIAVCRDPRWGRCYESYSEDHKIVQAMTEIIPGLQGDLPVNYSKGFPYVAGKNNVAACSKHFVGDGGTHNGIDENNTIIDQRGLFSIHMPAYYDSIAKGVSTVMVSYSSWNGLRMHANRGLVTGFLKNKLGFKGFVISDWQGIDRITTPPGANYTYSVLAGINAGIDMVMVPNDYTQFIDTLTSLVNNKFIPMSRIDDAVRRILRVKFTMGLFENPLADLSFVDQLGKKEHRELARESVRKSLVLLKNGKSTNKPLLPLPKKAPKILVAGSHADNLGYQCGGWTIEWQGGSGEITVGTTILNAIKSTVDPATNVLFSENPDANFVKSNNFSHAIVVVGEHPYTEMYGDSLNLTIPDPGPRTIQTVCGAVKCVVVIISGRPVVIEPYVTLIDALVAAWLPGSEGQGIADVLFGDYGFSGKLPRTWFKSVDQLPMNVGDKSYDPLFPFGFGLTTKPRAAR from the exons ATGGCAACAAATTGGACATCTCTACTCAGTGTTTTACTAATCTTATGTTGGGCATTGATTGGAGAAGCAGAATATATGAAATATAAAGATCCAAATCAACCAGTGAATGTCCGGGTGAGAGATCTAATGAAGCGAATGACTCTTCCAGAAAAGATCGGTCAGATGACACAGATTGAGAGACAGGTTGCATCAGCTCAAGTTGTGAAAGACCACTTCATAG GAAGCCTACTGAGCGGTGGGGGAAGTGTGCCTAAACCTCAGGCATCGGCTGAGGATTGGGTTAATATGGTAAATGAGTTTCAAAAGGGCTGCCTATCAACACGTTTAGGGATTCCAATGATCTATGGGATTGATGCTGTCCATGGCCATAACAATGTATATAATGCAACAATTTTCCCACACAATGTTGGTCTTGGAGCAACAAG GGATCCTGATCTTGTAAAAAGAATTGGTGCTGCAACTGCTCTTGAAGTCAGAGCAACAGGCATTACTTACGCTTTTGCCCCATGTATTGCG GTTTGTAGAGATCCAAGGTGGGGTCGATGCTATGAGAGCTACAGTGAAGACCACAAGATTGTCCAAGCAATGACTGAGATCATCCCTGGTTTACAGGGAGATCTCCCTGTAAATTATAGCAAGGGTTTCCCTTATGTCGCTGGAAA GAACAATGTAGCGGCCTGTTCCAAGCACTTTGTTGGCGATGGTGGGACACATAATGGGATTGATGAAAATAATACTATAATCGATCAGCGTGGACTTTTCAGCATCCATATGCCTGCTTACTATGACTCCATTGCCAAGGGAGTCTCTACAGTCATGGTTTCTTATTCTAGCTGGAATGGTTTGAGAATGCATGCCAACCGTGGTCTAGTCACAGGCTTCCTCAAGAATAAGCTGGGTTTCAAG GGCTTTGTCATATCAGATTGGCAGGGCATTGATAGGATTACTACTCCACCTGGTGCAAATTATACCTACTCTGTCCTCGCTGGCATCAATGCCGGTATTGATATG GTAATGGTTCCTAATGATTATACTCAGTTTATTGACACTTTGACATCCCTTGTGAACAACAAGTTCATCCCCATGAGCAGAATTGATGATGCTGTAAGAAGGATTTTGCGCGTGAAATTCACCATGGGTCTTTTTGAGAACCCCTTGGCTGATCTTAGCTTTGTTGATCAGCTTGGGAAAAAG GAGCACAGAGAATTGGCAAGGGAATCTGTAAGGAAATCACTTGTGCTGTTGAAAAATGGGAAATCTACTAACAAACCATTACTACCCCTCCCTAAGAAGGCACCAAAGATTCTTGTTGCTGGAAGTCATGCAGATAACTTGGGCTACCAGTGTGGTGGGTGGACAATTGAGTGGCAAGGAGGTAGCGGCGAAATTACAGTCG GAACCACCATCCTTAATGCCATTAAATCTACTGTGGACCCTGCAACCAATGTCTTGTTCTCTGAGAACCCTGATGCCAACTTTGTCAAGAGTAACAACTTCTCTCACGCCATTGTTGTTGTTGGGGAACACCCATACACTGAAATGTATGGAGACAGCCTCAACCTCACCATTCCTGATCCCGGCCCCCGCACCATCCAGACAGTCTGTGGTGCTGTCAAATGCGTAGTTGTCATAATCTCTGGCAGGCCTGTTGTGATTGAGCCCTATGTTACTCTGATAGATGCGCTTGTGGCTGCATGGCTTCCTGGCTCTGAAGGCCAGGGTATTGCTGATGTCCTTTTCGGGGATTATGGATTTAGTGGGAAACTTCCTCGCACCTGGTTCAAGTCTGTGGACCAGCTGCCCATGAATGTTGGCGACAAGAGTTATGATCCATTGTTCCCATTCGGATTTGGCTTGACAACTAAGCCAAGAGCAGCGAGGTAG